The Siniperca chuatsi isolate FFG_IHB_CAS linkage group LG17, ASM2008510v1, whole genome shotgun sequence genomic sequence agttaaTTCAGGGCATAGTAAACAAGCGCTGCAAAGGCTAtcatttttgttcttgttgtaCATGGGATTGTCAAGCCCCATACGATTTTGACATAAAAGGATCCTAATTTATTGCATTTTGATTTAGTGCTTATGCTGCTAAATGATTAAGGAGGTGATGACATAGTTGTATTGGGTGAGACTGATGCTTTCTAATGTCGCAGATGTTTCTGCATATCATATTTCCTGCTGATCCAAGCACAGGTGTTCCAGTCACTACAATCATCTCAGAGGAAGGGGGAATGGAGGATCAGGTTCATCAAAGTGAAGTAATGTGCAAATGCGCTGAATGGATGTTTGATACTAACATGGTTCTGAtgctttcttgtttttttgttgttgttttttttttttttttttttttaacaggggCTCATGAGGAGATTGATTACTCCGCCAAGTTGAAATTCAGTGATGatgaaggagatgaagagggggaagaggagagaaCCGAGAGCAACAATGACTTGCAGTATGTACCCAGGTACATTCAGCATATGGttatgcttatttatttatgattatgCTATGTTTAACCCCAGGTTATGACAATACagttttttggtttaaaatgtgACTACACTATATAAGCTATACTataatttgtttgaaaaaaagtgtttttctcttGTCCTCAGTGAGCAGCAGAGGTCCCAGGATACCCCACCTGCAGCCTCTCGTTCTCGAGCCTCAGACAGCGGCGGAGACCCCCGCCACACCCCTCCCTCTAATGCTGACAATGGCCCCCAACCACCCTCCAGCAAGCCAGGATGGGCCGAGGAGGGAGGCAGTGGCTGGGGGGGCCAGGGAGCACCATCCAACTACCAGGTAGAATGctgaacagcaacaacaaggTGTTACCCAGACAGGCCATACTCAAGCTGTGAAAAGCTGTAAAGTCCAAATTTACAACACAGGACAGTTTGTGCATACTGTCAAACAAAGACTTATTTGTAGGCagatgtgtgttggtgtgtgtgtgtttttgtcagtgtaGATTATTGTGGTGGAGCATggctaactgtgtctgcctgtaTACAGGGGCGCAGGCCTGGATTGGGTGGTCCCCGGGAGCAGCCCTCCCCCCCACCTGGGCCGCTCCTTGGACAAGGGCCTTACTCCTTTTACCGACAGGTAGACATCCAGATAGGGCCTCCATAGACAAATCATTTCTATCATTATCTCATCCACCACCCACAAGTCTTATGGATAAGTCATCTTTAGTTTTAAGTTCGCCTTTTGTCTGAGCTTTTTGTGTGAGTTTTATTACAGTTGATGTAATCATTcgtaaaacatttttctcaacaAGATTACAGTGATATCCTCTAGAGTGTTAAAACGGCACAATAGAGCATCATATATTTTCTAACTGTTTAGGACCGGCCCCACAACCAGGGTGCTCCTCTAGGCCCAGCTAAACCTGGCCCCGCCCCTCATCAGCCAGCAGCGGGAGGCCCTACTCCTCCTCCCCAGCCAGGCCTGCTGGTCCATGGGGCCCAgggggaggatgaggatgagacTTGGCGTCAGCGCAGGAAGCAGTCCTCCACTGAGatttctgctgctgtggagCGAGCCCGTCGTCGCCGCGAGGAAGAAGAACgtaggatggaggaggagagacgcGCAGCCTGTGCCGAGAAGCTCAAGAGGCTGGATGAgaagcaacaacagcagcagggcAGCAACGTAGGAGGTGGTGGCAGTAAAACCCCCAGCCTTGATGGAAACTCTACAGCTGCCACAGCAGGTAGCCCTAGTCCATCTATTTCAGCCTCCTCCCCCAACATCAGCCAGCCCTCATCCCCCTGTGTGGACCCTGAGGAGCCTCCAGTGCTGGCTGTCCAGCCGGGGCCCAGTCCTGGAGTCAGTGACAGACAGCGAGCTAACAGCAACAGCAGTTATGAATCCAGTGCAGGTGAGTTTCTCAGGTACACGTCATCAGTGATGACTGGTCTGAATCATTTGGCTTTCTTGacacttgattttttttaatatggcAACCCAATATATCCTACTTTCTTGGTTCAGATGTCCAACAGTGTCCCCAGCCAGCTGTGTCACAGCCACAGCAGCCCACGCTGGATGTACCTTTACCAGGAGAAAGTAAGGATGAGACCATGGGCAGTGCTCACATTCGTACAGGAAGTGGAGGTGAAAGAGGACTTGACCCAGTGAAGATTGAGAATATCGGAGGGGGAGCAGGTCGTCAAGCCAGTGGTCCTCCTGGCCAGGGTTACTCAAAGTACCAGAAGTCGCTTCCACCTCGATttcagaggcagcagcaggtTAGGATTTGTACTTGTGTGTTGACTTAAGTACATTAATTCattcaaacctttatttaaactaAAAGAACCATTGAGGTTGTCCTCATTTGCAATGATGTCGAGTTACAtacaagttaaaataaataggACAAACACAGATGAGAATAGATAAAAATCAGTTAAATCAGTTACACATTGAAGCAGGGAGATTTTTGATCATGTTTTGTGCACATGTATTGCTTGAATGGTTGTTGCATTCTAAAGGAGTTTGGCTCTTTGTCTGCTTTATTCAGAGACAAAACTGCCACATTTTCCAAAGGGAGCTACTCATTTGGCTACGTATGCTGGCATGCATTTATAGAGATGTCTGATATTTCTGTTCTTAAACATCCTGGGTTCGATGTTTTCCTTTCAAATCTATTTCTCTTTAGGAGCagctcctgaagcagcagcagcagtggcagcagcaacaacaacagcagcacagccaGGCATCACAAAGCCAGCTGTCCCCCCAGCCCCAGGCTGCACAGGGTCCTTCACCAGGTTCAACACCGCAACCAGGACCTGGACCCAAGCAGGGTGGACCCCTGTATCAACCCAGCAGTATGGTTCGACCCCCGCCCCTGCCAATGAATTTCGACCCTCGCTGGATGATGATGTCCTACATGGACCCTCGCATGATGCAGGGCCGCCCTCCGCCTATGGACTACTATTCAGCTGGCATGCACCCATCAGGTGAGTGGATGTGACATTATCACTGAGATCTGATGGAAGATACTTTAAGATAAATAATTCAAAAGCTCAGTGGGTAAGtaattaaataatacattacaGAACATAGTTCAGATGTTAATGTGCCTGTGCAGTGGCACTCAAGCTGAAGTGATTACTGTGTAGTCACATTGTTAGTTAATGtatctgttaaatatttttatatatattagatgatatagatttttaaaaatgtatttattcttcACTACCACAGGGCTTATTGGGCGTGAGCGGTCTGATTCGGGGGGATCCGGCTCAGACCCCTTTGACAGGCAGCAACAGCATCCAGGGCACCCTCACCGTGGGACCCCCCCTATGGATCCTAAGATGGCCTGGGGGCCAGAGGTCTTCCCTGGCGGAGGGGAGGGTCGTGGGCTAGCATCCCCCCTCAGGCAGAAGCAGGCATTGGAGGATGATGATGGAACCAAAGGACCCAGGTATAGATACACGAGTCAGTTTGGTTGTGGGGCTGGTCCTGAACAGTTAGAAAatatatgacattttattgTGCCGTTTTAGAGTTAAGTTTAACATGTTCAGGgtgaataaaaaatattttttggctGCAAAACTCTCCATAATTATGCTGGAAAGTTTTGAGTTTTACtttctcttgtctttgttttcctgcCTTGATACAACATCTATTGTAGGTACTGagaacaatgttttttaaaggaagTATTTATTTCAGGGCTGTTTAATTAGATTGTCCAGGATACTGTGTTCAGCCTCTATATACTGCATATTGTCCAAATACTCTTCCaaagatttttttgtaatatattttcTATCTTCTTTATCTTAGGAGCGACACTCCTCCACACCGCTTGCGAGAGGGTGGATTGGGACCCATCCAGCAGCCCAGCTCCAGCTCTGGGACATCCAATCAGACTCCACCTCCAGTTGCCACTCAAGTTGGAGCCCAGGGAGGCACCCACCACCCTCATCACTACATGAGTGGGCGGGGCAACTACAGCAACTTCCCTGACCAGGGTGCGAGGATGCTTCCccaccaacagcagcagagggtTGGTGAGAGGGGAAACCAGCCACATAGCTTCACCCATCAGGATGAAGGGCCTCCCCGAGGACCTCAGCAGGGTCAGATATGGGGAGCCCCACACCCTCACTATGATCGCAACGGTCGAGCTGATCACCCCTCTGTTGAGAGCAACTCTcatctccaccaccatcatagCCACCACCCTCAGCAGGCTCACTTCCCCCTCCACCCGCATAAGCCAGAGAACAGCCGTGACAGGGTTGTTGAGGCCCCTGCTAAGAAGACAGACTCTTCTCCCCCAATCCACCAACCTTCCATCTCAtcttcctgctcttcctcctcctcctcttctgctaGGGAAGATGGGAATGTCAAAGTTGCCCTCCATCATCACCCATCGCAGAGAGAGAGCGAAGCTGGTATCGGGCACAGTCTTGGTGAAAGAGGCAACAGTGGCAGTGCCGGCAGTAGCAGCCATgtgaaacaggagaaaacaggCCTGGCATATGCTCCCCATTCCTCCATGACCTCTAGCCCACCTCCCTCTCAACATGGCGGCCATActcagcctcagcctcagcagcagcagcagcagcagcatcagcagcatcccCATCCTAAATCGAACCAAAGAGGGGGACGGGAGCACAAGACAGAGACCCAGTGGGGCCCACGGCCTGGCAGCAGCAACACGGGTGGGGGGTCATCTCATGGCAGGAAGGCCAACAGCTCCCGTGGAGGGGAGGACTCCTCCAACACTCCATCAGACCACAAACCCTCAAACCAGACAGGAGGCAGCAATGCCAACAAGAGGGCTGGTCCCATTAAGAAGCCAGTGctgaaggagatgaagagagacgGAGGGGAAGTTGatggaggagaaaaaacaagCGTAGGCTTTGGGAAAGATAAAGAGCAAGATGGTGGCCAACCCACCTCCATGAAGCAGGAAGCCTCCTCCATCTCCCAGAATACATCAGCTCCATCTAAAGATGAGCCAGCCCAGACAGCCAAACCTAGGAATGGAGGAAAAGAACGATCctcaggaggaggtgggggagggTCAGGTAGAGGGCCCAAAGAAGACACCACTTCTTCAGGATTTTCAGGGTCCTCCTCCAGGAGGGACAGGGACCGCTCCTTTGAGAGAGGAGGTGGTGCCTCCCACCACCATGGAGTCCCTGCAAAAGGCAACAGAGCCAGCCGCGGACGAGGGGGAGAATTCTACGGGCGTGGCCGAGGTTACCGCGGCACCTACACAGCCACTGCTGCGCCCAATGGTGGCTGTCGGGGCAGAATGGGTGGCAGGAGCGGCAGAGACTACCGCTCATCTGTTGCTGGTGGCCACCACCATGAGTCCAAGGGCGAGGGGCCCGGTGGCAGGCATGGTCAGGATCGGTCCCAGCATAACCCAGCCAGGGCCAGGAACCGAAGTGAAACCCGCAGTGAGGGTTCAGAGTATGAGGAAATCCctaagagaaggagggagagaggttcAGAGACTGGCAGTGAGAGTGGTGCAAGTGACCTTGGTCACTCAGATAAGGATGACAACCAGAAACCCAACACCAAGAATGGCTCTAGTCATGCCAACCCCACTGGCGGCAGCGGTGGCGCCATGTCATCTGCACCACACAGAGGTTCCCAGGCTCGGGTCTTCACTCCCAGGGGTGTGCCCTCTAGGAGGGGCAGGGGTGGAGGTAGTGGAGGAGGAAACATCTACAGGGGCAGTGGCAATGTTGGAGGAACACCTGGGGGACACCGGGTTGGACCCAGCACAGCCTCTCATGGTGGGTCCTCCAAGTCATCAGCCTCAGGCCGAAAGCAGCAAGGCCCACCACAAACGTCTGGGCCCAAAGATTCGGGCAggggaggaaatggaggagagaaaaacgACAAGATAGCTGATGCAAGTCAAGCTCAAAGTCAGGGGTCCAATCCCCCTCAACCATCTTTGCCCGCTATAACTCCTGCCCCTATAGGTTCCACTGAAAATGGAGGAGTTGTGACCCAGCAAGCTTCAACCAACCCTACACCAAACTCTGGAGGGCCAAATGCGCTCCCTCTTCCCACTAACCGTGGGTTCCCTCCTAGTGGGTTTGAGCGACCACCTAGACGTCGCCGTCATGGGCGTTCCCAGCACCAGCAGGACAAACCACCCCGCTTCCGGAGACTGAAGGAGCGAGAGAATGCCGCACGTATCAACGGAGGAGTGGGGGTCATCGGGGGAGGAAggccctcctctccttccctgaaTTCAGTTCAGGACAGTAATGGAGCCCCCATCTCTGCTCCCGTGACAGGCAGTGCCCAAAATGCTAACCACAATACCACAGTAACCACCAACAATAACAGTGGTGGTGGGCATCTTAGCAATGCAAACagccaccaccatcaccactaCAACCAGGGCAACACTGGGCCAACCCACCCCCAGCACCACCACAGCCATGGGGCTAAGTCCCCTGACTTCACCAACCAGAACTCGGACCAGGCCAACGAGGAGTGGGAGACTGCCTCCGAGAGCAGTGACTTCACAGAGTTCAGAGAccgagaaggaggaggagggaagtcATATTCTTCTCACCATCCCCACCACCTgggaaggggaggaggtggCAGTGGAGGCGGAGGTGTGGTCGAGCGCGACATGATGGGAAAAGAGCCCTCAGCTAATAAAAGAAGCTTCTCAAGCCAGCGTCCTGGCATGGAGCGACAGAACCGCAGGGTCAAccctggaggagctggaggcggagggggaggaagaggccCACGAGGCCCGCCTGGTGGTGGCTCCGGCGGACCTGGCAATGCAGGTGGCAACCGCGGGGATAAGCGCGGCAACTGGCCCTCCCCGAAAAATAGGAAGtgatgaaatatttcaaaacatttcagatgAACCCCACCCACATTAAAACCACCCTCTTACATCTTAATCCCTTTTTGATAATTATTTCATGGCTTATCTGTTGGCATCCCTAAACATATTAgtgtattgtacagtatatggagATGGTATTCACATTCACTTTAGTGCCCACACCTCTTTCATCAATCTACTATCTACCGTCCGTTATTGTAAATTTCTCCATTTGTTCCGTCTTGCTCTCCGTTCAGttgccccccctcccccttaCCTTCCCTCAAGAATCTCACCCCAGTTGGATTTGACAAGCATGTGGATCTGCAATGGAGGTGCACGTGGTTTTGACAGAAGACATTCACACAGAGCTCCACACACTCGCATATACAAGCACAAATATGAATTTACAAACACATGGAACACATGCAGTCATGTgggtgtaaaaagaaaatgtgggaTTAAATTGGCAGAAATGTTTGGATTGGGctaatttttatatttatgtaccTGTGTATATTTCTACCACACTTTGGCCTTGGGTGGTATTCAGTAGTGCAGTTCTGCATTACTTCCCTCACAAAGGGAAAGAGTGCAACTTCATCTTTTAACGAGAACAATGTAACATgtgatgttttgtttctctttgtgtcgttttctttttttttttttttttttttttgtgtctgttgaGTTTCAGCCTCTGGGAAATGttaggggtgtgtgtgttttcttctaaAAAGCAGgtcattaaaatacatttttattaaattccTGAATTTCTCCTTCCGCTGACTTTTTGGTCTCCTACAAAGTATGTCTCTGATTACTGTGATAAGACCCATGAAGTACTACTGCTCAGTGGTCACCTACACTTCATTGATTTGTCTTTAACATCAATATTTCTGCTGCTTGTTCAGATAGACTGTgtgatttataattttttttttcttttcccaagTTGTTGACCTGCTCTGACATTTCATTAGCTATTGGTTGGTCCTTTTTAGGAAATAAAGGCTTTTTCAGGCTCATCATAGTATCCTCCTTACCTGCAGAAGGTCTGCACACTGCAGAAATCTAAGTTTCCCAAAGGACAATAGTTTTACTCTCTCATTCATGAGTTTTGTTTACCCTATGGAAACTGTATTGATAGCTTGATGGCTTTATTGTAACAACCATCATTTCCTCAGTGACTTACATTTTTAtggaaacactttttttccccctcaaggTAAAATACCTATCAATCTTGTAAGGGGGAAAATTAGTTTACTGAAAATGTAGGTCAtgatggaataaaaaaaaaagtttgactttCATAAAATTGTTTGTTTCAATGGGTAATTGAATATGTTCTAATAAGCACTCCTTGTAGTATAACAAAAATCCATGGTtgctgtgttttggtttttttgttttttctctttgtgtttgtttttgggcAAGTTACATGTGATGCAACAGGACAGGTACTCTGTCTGGGCCCAGAGTACAGAGCTAGAGTATTGtactattacacacacacacacacacaccctctgtgCTTTTGTGGAGACTCCTCACACCAAGAAAGGACTACTACCATGAGCTCCTTGTCTGAGGAAGTATTtttcaaagtgtgtgttttcGGGATGTCTGTTTCAGTACATGATGGCAACCAGTAGCCCACACTAATTGAATTCAGGACAATGCTGAAAGGGTGACAAAGTGTCACCTTCTACAGTTCACACGGTTTCCAAGATATCACTCGCAACAAATGCCGACCTGGCATGTTGAGGAAATATTGGAGTGATGTAGGATTAcacttgtaaacaaagtttGTATCATacataaaagacataaaatggCACATGGCTTGAAAAATGACCGGAAGCAACATCCAGTGTGAACTAAATCGATTCATACATCTGCGTCAGTTCTGTCACTGCTGTAAGTtggggtttgtttgtttactgacAACAGTTTGAAGATCGTCTCTGGGATGTTGAGTAGGGCATTTGAtgatatgtgtatgtgtgtgcgtgcttgtgtgtatgtgtgcgttttCTGGTGTCTAACTTGGGAAGGGGTGGGGACCAGAAGGGTTATTAACATGAATGGCAAGCACTTTCTGCCTTGTTTGCCCACACTTGATTTAACCAATATTAAGACAATTCTACTGTTTCTTAAATACATCCACATATATACATTCAGCTGTGTGTATATGCTCATCATCCAAATGAAGAACATGCAGTGGAGAACTTCACCAGtctttttgtgtaatttaagCATACATTCTTCAGCAGGCAAGTGAAGttggacattttatttttcactatgACATCTTCTAAGCATGAACACACCCATGGTTGCCGCTTGCCTTGCCTGTTACTGGTTTATACATTGATAGCTGTACATTTAACACTGGCTCAAAGAGTCCTTCATCCCTCCTGAACTCTTCATGTTGATGTGCACATTATTTTATGTACCCATGTTAAAAGAAAAGTGGTGTATTCCATAAAAAAATACTCAAAGATTGTACTATGTTTCCAGCATTACCAAGGTACCTGGAGTGGTTCAAAATGAGGTTTTTTTTCTCGCATTTATGGTTTTATTAATGGAACCgtaatatacacacatgtatgtatattggTATGTATCTAAGTTTTGTCTACCCCAACTTACATTCCCACAAAcaaatgttgccatttttagtTCAAGGGAGCAATGTACAAGCAGAGAAGTGTCTTATTATAATAAAGTTATACAGAGAAGGCAAAGTTAAATAAACTACTTTTGATTTAATGGAAAATTTTATCGCATGTCTCATTCTTCTCAGATAGATGAAGTGGAATATTTCAGCAAGATAAAAGGCCCGTTTCGCTGCACATGTTTTGACtatcatagcaggaaaagcaacggtgtaactaataacagtGATGGTTTCATTTAGGTGTggcacacctaaatggaatgcagccgtaaataatgttattagttaaacctgtgtttgacaaagtGTTCTCCATGAAGGGGATCTATTGAACTTTGTCCtgacatatttattttcaaGTGAAGACAACACATCACACACCACAGTCTACAGTCTAACTTCCCATTTAAGAAGTAGCGGAATAATGGTTGCATGTAGTAAAATATGTGGTCCGCTTTAGGTATGTTACCAACTTAACAAAGGCTAGTATCATGATATTTTCTTTATGACGTGCTTTTAGAGAAGATAAACCAAAACCGTTGTTAATTGTaaatttttgtatgtttgtatggtTTACAATTAAACAAAGGCAGTTGGAATGGTATATTGAATTCAAATCAAAGCTAAAACGTGGAccctgctgtctttttttttttttttgcttgtttgttgtcTTATTCATGTATAGTTTAGTCTACTACTGAAAGCAATTTTCCAGAGCATGCTATACATTTGTGAACTGGTAAATGTGTTTTCTAGCTATTTTCTAGTGAGTTTCAGTTCAATTTATATGAGATAGATATTTTTCGCAGCGAATATTTagtcatctttttattttccaaagaTATTGTTATTGTTCCGTGGTAATATCAGCCTGTTTAAGTGGGAGGTATATCTGAAATTTAGATCAGAGTTGGCTGCCAAACAGAACATGTTGGTAGAAAATCAGACCCGAGAGACAACCAATAAGCAAACCTGGACGCTGTTAAAATGACCATGTGAATTTAGCAGCTTACAAAGGTTCCTGTTTGACAACTGACTCTTACTTACCTGATGTCGGAGCTTCCCACAGACACTTGAACACACTAACACTGAAGGGGTATCTTTAAAAGCAATACTTTGTCTACTGTATTACCTTGCAGCAATAATGaaattttgacaaaaataatataGTCAAGATGAATCTATTTTCACTTTAGGCTACTGACAGTAACTAAAATATGTGGGTGAGTCATCAGCATGTTTATGAAAATGGTCACACATAGACTGAAACGTTTTTCTCCCACTGACTTTATTGAAGTTTCATACATAAAAATCACAGCATACTATCCATATTAGAAGAAggataaaaacattaaacatttgtcATCTTATCAGTCTCACAATAGTGAAAACATGTGGGAGCACTGTAGAATACAACATAAATATAGTTCATAAAATAAAAGGGGGGTTGTGTTAATAGAGGCCTTATTATAATAAGTGCAAAGAGTATGCAGGTTTTGgggttctttttcatttggaaAAATAACACCAAACCTGATACAATTTCTTGAAAAAGGAGGGGTAATCGATGGAATTACAGGTGCCGGCCATTTGCCCTAAAACATGAGTACACCTGTAAAGGATGTGTAAT encodes the following:
- the prrc2a gene encoding protein PRRC2A isoform X4, with protein sequence MSERSGQTAKGKEGKTKYASLNLFDTYKGKSLEAQKPVVPPRHGLQSLGKVASARRMPPPANLPSLKAENKGNDPNVSLVPKDGTGWASKQEQADPKSTDALSAPQPESPQPVASPIPAPTRPRTPPVSEAPAPASTQAVGARSWAQASVTHGIQGDGGKGSNQPSPFSREEFPTLQAAGDQDKAGREQGTADQWYGPGPSLRPQNVTSWRDGGGRALAPTLSGEGAAEGGTGGALMMDGAAGIPPLNSQSHGPPRNPPAGSPALPLPQPPVGPGFPQYRGIIPPFMYPPYLPFPAPYGPQGPYRYPAPGEGPAPRFSRGQDSRPQGGPRDAGGEMVKRPSILKQDDLKELDELDHDGDEGWAGAHEEIDYSAKLKFSDDEGDEEGEEERTESNNDLHEQQRSQDTPPAASRSRASDSGGDPRHTPPSNADNGPQPPSSKPGWAEEGGSGWGGQGAPSNYQDRPHNQGAPLGPAKPGPAPHQPAAGGPTPPPQPGLLVHGAQGEDEDETWRQRRKQSSTEISAAVERARRRREEEERRMEEERRAACAEKLKRLDEKQQQQQGSNVGGGGSKTPSLDGNSTAATAGSPSPSISASSPNISQPSSPCVDPEEPPVLAVQPGPSPGVSDRQRANSNSSYESSADVQQCPQPAVSQPQQPTLDVPLPGESKDETMGSAHIRTGSGGERGLDPVKIENIGGGAGRQASGPPGQGYSKYQKSLPPRFQRQQQEQLLKQQQQWQQQQQQQHSQASQSQLSPQPQAAQGPSPGSTPQPGPGPKQGGPLYQPSSMVRPPPLPMNFDPRWMMMSYMDPRMMQGRPPPMDYYSAGMHPSGLIGRERSDSGGSGSDPFDRQQQHPGHPHRGTPPMDPKMAWGPEVFPGGGEGRGLASPLRQKQALEDDDGTKGPRSDTPPHRLREGGLGPIQQPSSSSGTSNQTPPPVATQVGAQGGTHHPHHYMSGRGNYSNFPDQGARMLPHQQQQRVGERGNQPHSFTHQDEGPPRGPQQGQIWGAPHPHYDRNGRADHPSVESNSHLHHHHSHHPQQAHFPLHPHKPENSRDRVVEAPAKKTDSSPPIHQPSISSSCSSSSSSSAREDGNVKVALHHHPSQRESEAGIGHSLGERGNSGSAGSSSHVKQEKTGLAYAPHSSMTSSPPPSQHGGHTQPQPQQQQQQQHQQHPHPKSNQRGGREHKTETQWGPRPGSSNTGGGSSHGRKANSSRGGEDSSNTPSDHKPSNQTGGSNANKRAGPIKKPVLKEMKRDGGEVDGGEKTSVGFGKDKEQDGGQPTSMKQEASSISQNTSAPSKDEPAQTAKPRNGGKERSSGGGGGGSGRGPKEDTTSSGFSGSSSRRDRDRSFERGGGASHHHGVPAKGNRASRGRGGEFYGRGRGYRGTYTATAAPNGGCRGRMGGRSGRDYRSSVAGGHHHESKGEGPGGRHGQDRSQHNPARARNRSETRSEGSEYEEIPKRRRERGSETGSESGASDLGHSDKDDNQKPNTKNGSSHANPTGGSGGAMSSAPHRGSQARVFTPRGVPSRRGRGGGSGGGNIYRGSGNVGGTPGGHRVGPSTASHGGSSKSSASGRKQQGPPQTSGPKDSGRGGNGGEKNDKIADASQAQSQGSNPPQPSLPAITPAPIGSTENGGVVTQQASTNPTPNSGGPNALPLPTNRGFPPSGFERPPRRRRHGRSQHQQDKPPRFRRLKERENAARINGGVGVIGGGRPSSPSLNSVQDSNGAPISAPVTGSAQNANHNTTVTTNNNSGGGHLSNANSHHHHHYNQGNTGPTHPQHHHSHGAKSPDFTNQNSDQANEEWETASESSDFTEFRDREGGGGKSYSSHHPHHLGRGGGGSGGGGVVERDMMGKEPSANKRSFSSQRPGMERQNRRVNPGGAGGGGGGRGPRGPPGGGSGGPGNAGGNRGDKRGNWPSPKNRK
- the prrc2a gene encoding protein PRRC2A isoform X1, giving the protein MSERSGQTAKGKEGKTKYASLNLFDTYKGKSLEAQKPVVPPRHGLQSLGKVASARRMPPPANLPSLKAENKGNDPNVSLVPKDGTGWASKQEQADPKSTDALSAPQPESPQPVASPIPAPTRPRTPPVSEAPAPASTQAVGARSWAQASVTHGIQGDGGKGSNQPSPFSREEFPTLQAAGDQDKAGREQGTADQWYGPGPSLRPQNVTSWRDGGGRALAPTLSGEGAAEGGTGGALMMDGAAGIPPLNSQSHGPPRNPPAGSPALPLPQPPVGPGFPQYRGIIPPFMYPPYLPFPAPYGPQGPYRYPAPGEGPAPRFSRGQDSRPQGGPRDAGGEMVKRPSILKQDDLKELDELDHDGDEGWAGAHEEIDYSAKLKFSDDEGDEEGEEERTESNNDLQYVPSEQQRSQDTPPAASRSRASDSGGDPRHTPPSNADNGPQPPSSKPGWAEEGGSGWGGQGAPSNYQGRRPGLGGPREQPSPPPGPLLGQGPYSFYRQDRPHNQGAPLGPAKPGPAPHQPAAGGPTPPPQPGLLVHGAQGEDEDETWRQRRKQSSTEISAAVERARRRREEEERRMEEERRAACAEKLKRLDEKQQQQQGSNVGGGGSKTPSLDGNSTAATAGSPSPSISASSPNISQPSSPCVDPEEPPVLAVQPGPSPGVSDRQRANSNSSYESSADVQQCPQPAVSQPQQPTLDVPLPGESKDETMGSAHIRTGSGGERGLDPVKIENIGGGAGRQASGPPGQGYSKYQKSLPPRFQRQQQEQLLKQQQQWQQQQQQQHSQASQSQLSPQPQAAQGPSPGSTPQPGPGPKQGGPLYQPSSMVRPPPLPMNFDPRWMMMSYMDPRMMQGRPPPMDYYSAGMHPSGLIGRERSDSGGSGSDPFDRQQQHPGHPHRGTPPMDPKMAWGPEVFPGGGEGRGLASPLRQKQALEDDDGTKGPRSDTPPHRLREGGLGPIQQPSSSSGTSNQTPPPVATQVGAQGGTHHPHHYMSGRGNYSNFPDQGARMLPHQQQQRVGERGNQPHSFTHQDEGPPRGPQQGQIWGAPHPHYDRNGRADHPSVESNSHLHHHHSHHPQQAHFPLHPHKPENSRDRVVEAPAKKTDSSPPIHQPSISSSCSSSSSSSAREDGNVKVALHHHPSQRESEAGIGHSLGERGNSGSAGSSSHVKQEKTGLAYAPHSSMTSSPPPSQHGGHTQPQPQQQQQQQHQQHPHPKSNQRGGREHKTETQWGPRPGSSNTGGGSSHGRKANSSRGGEDSSNTPSDHKPSNQTGGSNANKRAGPIKKPVLKEMKRDGGEVDGGEKTSVGFGKDKEQDGGQPTSMKQEASSISQNTSAPSKDEPAQTAKPRNGGKERSSGGGGGGSGRGPKEDTTSSGFSGSSSRRDRDRSFERGGGASHHHGVPAKGNRASRGRGGEFYGRGRGYRGTYTATAAPNGGCRGRMGGRSGRDYRSSVAGGHHHESKGEGPGGRHGQDRSQHNPARARNRSETRSEGSEYEEIPKRRRERGSETGSESGASDLGHSDKDDNQKPNTKNGSSHANPTGGSGGAMSSAPHRGSQARVFTPRGVPSRRGRGGGSGGGNIYRGSGNVGGTPGGHRVGPSTASHGGSSKSSASGRKQQGPPQTSGPKDSGRGGNGGEKNDKIADASQAQSQGSNPPQPSLPAITPAPIGSTENGGVVTQQASTNPTPNSGGPNALPLPTNRGFPPSGFERPPRRRRHGRSQHQQDKPPRFRRLKERENAARINGGVGVIGGGRPSSPSLNSVQDSNGAPISAPVTGSAQNANHNTTVTTNNNSGGGHLSNANSHHHHHYNQGNTGPTHPQHHHSHGAKSPDFTNQNSDQANEEWETASESSDFTEFRDREGGGGKSYSSHHPHHLGRGGGGSGGGGVVERDMMGKEPSANKRSFSSQRPGMERQNRRVNPGGAGGGGGGRGPRGPPGGGSGGPGNAGGNRGDKRGNWPSPKNRK